From a region of the Macrobrachium nipponense isolate FS-2020 chromosome 3, ASM1510439v2, whole genome shotgun sequence genome:
- the LOC135221626 gene encoding glycerate kinase-like — MAAKLLGTNLCEGFARIRTAFSEGINSVQPWELIKKFVRRENGTLVVNNKKHELHHNVYIVGFGKAVIGMVRPLEDLLKDSDSSSHLKGGILSVPFGIQDTFSGRSRLLPTSDSVIEILEGAKNNIPDESAFTSARKICSLVQSLSEKDLLIVLISGGGSALLPYPLAPTTLEEKQDIVKTLSRAGADIIELNTVRKALSATKGGKLAAMTKAQTVSLILSDVINSPLDMIASGPTVVNRDSVGAALNILSKYSVSIPYHTKAVLENAAAFSQELPHVTNVLVGSNEAALTAVATSFLQKARGTDCSMILSSCLQGEASDIGKKMSEFVAVITSILCGSGDTDMLRETLFTDLCIGSRERVRFIDLLEKVSKDQCPICLIFGGETTVHVKGTGLGGRNQEMVLSYSIHMEKVMEESAFSGEVLFLSGGTDGIDGPTDAAGAITYWSSISPGFRSQLQEAEQQDLNPEAYLQNNDSYTYFSLLSNGYYLLKPGHTGTNVMDIQILMIYPWI; from the exons ATGGCTGCTAAACTTTTGGGGACTAACTTGTGTGAGGGTTTTGCAAGAATAAGAACAGCATTTTCAGAAGGAATAAATTCTGTGCAACCTTGGGAGTTGATAAAAAAGTTTGTGAGAAGAGAAAATGGAACATTGGTGGTTAACAACAAAAAGCATGAGCTTCATCACAATGTGTACATTGTGGGATTTGGTAAAGCTGTAATTGGAATGGTTCGTCCACTGGAGGATTTACTGAAAGATTCAGACTCGTCCTCACATTTAAAGGGAGGAATCTTAAGTGTGCCTTTTGGGATACAGGATACCTTTTCTGGTAGATCTCGTTTATTACCAACCAGTGACTCAGTCATTGAAATTTTGGAAGGTGCTAAAAACAATATTCCAGATGAAAGTGCCTTTACATCAGCCAGAAAAATTTGTTCTTTGGTGCAATCCCTTAGTGAGAAAGACCTGCTAATTGTTCTCATATCGGGTGGGGGCTCAGCTTTATTGCCATATCCCTTGGCACCAACAACGCTTGAAGAAAAACAAGACATTGTGAAAACACTTAGCAGAGCAGGAGCTGACATAATTGAACTAAACACTGTTAGAAAAGCTTTGTCTGCCACAAAGGGTGGGAAACTAGCTGCAATGACAAAAGCGCAGACTGTATCTCTGATTTTGTCTGATGTTATTAACAGCCCACTTGATATGATAGCAAGTGGACCAACCGTTGTGAATAGAGATTCAGTTGGAGCTGCTTTGAATATTCTCAGTAAGTACAGTGTGTCAATTCCCTATCACACAAAAGCTGTTTTGGAGAATGCTGCTGCTTTCAGTCAAGAGCTTCCTCATGTTACCAATGTTTTGGTTGGTAGTAATGAGGCAGCACTAACTGCTGTTGCTACTTCATTTTTGCAAAAAGCCAGAGGCACTGACTGCTCAATGATTCTTTCGTCGTGTCTTCAGGGCGAAGCTTCTGATATTGGCAAAAAAATGTCAGAGTTTGTGGCAGTAATAACAAGTATATTGTGTGGTAGTGGTGATACTGACATGTTGAGAGAAACACTATTTACTGACTTGTGCATTGGGAGCAGAGAGAGAGTTAGATTTATAGATTTACTGGAAAAAGTATCCAAAGATCAATGCCCTATTTGTTTGATCTTTGGTGGTGAAACAACAGTTCATGTCAAAGGAACAGGACTCGGAGGAAGAAACCAAGAGATGGTGCTGTCTTACAGTATTCATATGGAAAAG GTGATGGAAGAGTCCGCATTTTCtggagaagtgttgtttctttctGGTGGCACAGATGGTATTGATGGCCCAACAGATGCAGCAGGTGCTATCACCTATTGGAGCTCTATATCTCCAGGGTTCag gTCCCAGTTACAGGAGGCTGAACAGCAAGACTTGAATCCAGAGGCTTACCTGCAGAATAATGATTCCTACACATACTTTAGCCTCTTAAGTAATGGCTACTATTTATTGAAACCAGGACATACAGGAACAAATGTTATGGATATCCAGATCCTTATGATTTATCCCTGGATCTGA